Part of the Tenacibaculum sp. SZ-18 genome, AGAAGGAAAATACTATCAAGGAATCGAAAGTGGATTAAATTCCCTCATTAAAAATTGGACAAAATGATTTTATTTCAAAACATATTTGATGATGCTTTTCGATTTTTAACAAGCGATATTTCAAGCTTAAAATTTTTAGCGCTTGTAATTCCAGCTATGTTTACCGTTGCTTTTATTTTCCTTAATCCACTACTAGAAAAACAAAAGTTTAAAAATCAATTATTAAATAAAAGCATTACCGTTATCGTGAATTTCAAAGAAGAACATAATTCTAACGAAAGTGAATATCTTACAGAAGGAATAATTGACAAAATCACCAATGACACTATTGAAATAAAAAGAAAAACTAAAACATTATTTCGAGTCCCACTAAATACTGATAACATCTCAATAGGTTCAGAATCAAACTACAACTCAGACTTTACTATATTCTTTACATTGAATAACAAAAAGGAATTAGATAAAAATAAAGGTATATTAGTAACCTAATTAATCTTCTAATTATGAAACTACTAAAAAAAGTATTCATAAAATCTTAGCAGCCATTCTTGTATTACTAATTTTAAGCTTAATCATTATACTATAGGTGGATTCTAACAATACAAGTTATTAGTAAAAAATCATTATTATTAACAGAAGCAGGAAAAACTTCTCTAATTAAAAAGATGAAAACAGAAATTGAAAAACGACACTTAAAAATTGCGGTAAACTTTTCCATTCCTAAACAACAAAGAAAATCAAGACAATTGGAATTAGGATTAAAAGGAGCGGGTTATGTTCTTTTGAACCTAAAAAACCAACAACCAACCAACAATAGCAACAACTGTGGTTGCTCCTGTTGTTATAAAAGAAGAAGAAACTACTGTTGAAAATATTTCATCTACTCCAGTTATAGACATAACAAAGAATGAAGAGTTAAGTGAATACGAAAAGAAGATGCAAAAACTTGGTTATGTAAAAGCTACTTCGGCTCCAAAACAAGCATCTGGAATTTATAGATTACCAGGAGAAATTGGAAAATTTCTACAGAATATCCAACCGTATAAAGAACTGATCATTATCAAAGGAAATAAACACTCCAGTAAAAGTCAATTAGCTATGCAAATAGCTAATGGCTTTGGAGAACTGAACAAGAAAGTTGTTTATATCGATTATGAACAAGGAGGAATGGAATGTAAGGACACTATTGATTCTCTAAATAGAAATACAACTCCCCAAGGAAAAAGAAATATTCTGGTTAAAGGTTATGTTGAAAAACCAATGCAAGAGCTAAAGGCGATTAGTCAAATTAACGATGTTATTGTTGCCGATTCCGTTACCGATTTAAAGATTACAGCAGATCAATTAAATGAGTTAAGGAATCAATTTCCAGAAGTGATTTGGGTTTTCATTTCTCAGGTAAAAGAGAATGGCAGAATGTATGGAGGAAATAAAATGTCTCATAATCCAACTAAAATCATTTATTGTCATAGTAATAAAAACTACGAAAAACGTTTTGCAGAATTAGAAAAAAATAGAGGTAATAGTTTGGAGGTTACCTACAACATCTTTGAAAAGAAAACAACTTTACCTGAAGAAGAAAGTAGAGATAATATAATTATCGATTTGTAAACTTTATCTTTGTTTTATCCATTATAACACCCTATTGAGAATTTCTGTGGGGTGTTTTTTGTGTTTAAAAAAACTATTTGGAGTTAATTAAATTTTCAATACTTTTGAAAAAACACCCTGATAAATAAAAACACTAAAAAAACACAATAGTTCCTGTTATCCGGAATATTTAATCGATAAATAGGAATTTTTATACAGATATAACGAGTTGTAACCAATTAAACGCTACCTCAAAAATGACAAAGTCTATTCAAATAGTATTGATTATTTTAATAATTAGTTGTGGTTCAGTAAAAAAAGGAATAAAGAACAATATTGATGAAACAATAATCGGAACTTGGATTATTGAACAAAGCACTTTCAATGAAATAGGTTCGCCAGTACCTAAAAATACAACCTTGAAATTCACCGATGACAATAGAATGATGATAACCCTTCCAAAATTTGGAGAAAACTATGAAGACGTAAGCGGAATTGGAACTTGGAAAATAAATGACAGAATGATAACAATAGAATATGACAATGTTAAATTATGGGGAGAAAAACAAAGTTGGCAAATTTTAAAACTGACCAAAGACAAACTTGAATGGGAAATGAAAATGAATGACGGAATTCAAAAGGAAAAATATAATCGAAAAAAATAACTGGTTACAACAATGGCTATAATTAATACGGGTTTTGGTGCTTAATCTAAATTTAGTGTATTTTTATAAAGTCCACCAAATCTTTTGATTTGGCTTTAAAAATGAAAAGATAAAACAAAATAAAAAGTTTTGGCTAAATGCAAGTCCGAAAGTTCAGTTCTCTGAATTCCCGTACTAACCATAGCCGAGACGTTGTGCGTAAGTAAAACTCAACCGAATGGATAAACAAAAGTTGAATACGGATGTAACTGAAGATAACTTAAATCATACATTTAAGAATATCCTTCTGTTGGAGAAATTATTTATTTTAGAAATAAAAAAAATATATGAAATTGAAGAAGGTATTTCTAAAATAAACCACTACATAATGTCTGTAACAAACAGAGCAATTTCTTTGAATAGAGGTTTTGTAACACTCGCAGAAAGTAATAATTATCAAACTGCTATTTCCTTAATGAGACTTCAAATAGATAATTGTTTAAGATTATACGCTTTGAGTCTTTATAGAGATTCTGGAGAATTTTACGAAAAAGTATTAAACGGGGAACATATTAGAAATCTAAAAGATAGGGATGGTAATAAAATGACTGACAATTATCTTGTCACAAAAATTGATGCGATTTTCCCACAGTTTAAATCATTATATAAAAAACTAAGTGGACATATTCATTTTTCTTCTGAGCATTTTACTTTCAACAATAAACTTGAAAATGACACTTACGAAATATCTGTGGGAAATATTGAAAATTTGAAAATTGCTGAGAAAGTAGATTATACGTTTAATATGTTTTTACTTGGAAAAGACCTATTATCAATAATCGCTGAGTATAGAAAGGAAATTACAAACTGAAAAAACCTACGCACAACAATGTATAACCACAATTACGGCGGTTTCGACTATGTCCGAATCCACTCGGAATTGCAAAAGCCAGTGCTTAACCGAAAAACAGTAACTTTAAACCCGTAACTGACGGTTATACGAGACCGTTGTAAACAATGCCGAAAACTGAGTGAAATACTACATTGGAGCATATTATCTGATTAAATTAAAACCTGTCGAATATGGAACGATTAAAGGTTCAGAAATCTATACTTGTAGTCGTTGTATAAACGACTCTTTTTTTGACTCTTGGTCAATTTCTTGGGCAACGACTGAAAAGAAAGAATTAGAAGAAACTAAACAAACTTTTAATCTGACTGACAAAAATATTGAGGAAATACAATTTTGGGCAGACAAAAAATTGGACGAAGAAAAGCTTGGTTGGATAAATACTTTTTCGGACTTAAAAACATTAACCGAATACAAAGAAAAGTTTTTTCCTAATGATTCTGACTTTGAAATATTAAGTATCAGTTTTCCTGAATCTGATTTGAGCGAGGCTTTGGAAATGACGAAACCGACTGAATCGAATAGCGGAGAAATTGGAATTTATAATAAACTTAAAAACAAAGAACTCGATTTAGAAAAAAACGAATTTTTAGGTTACGACATAATTGGAATTGAAATAAGTGGAGACTTCCATTCTTTTCATTGTAACGATTTAGTAAATGAATTAAAAGATAAGTTTGGACTAAAAATAAACGAATTTGGACTTATAGAAAATTTTAGGAACTGGAACGAATTAATGGAATTTATGAATGACCAAGAAAACGGATTTGAACCTGTGCCTTGGTTTTATGTTAAAGTAAATAGAATAACTAAATGAAAAAAGCACTGTTTACAACAATGTATAACCGCAATTACGGCGGATTTTACTGCGTCCGAATCCATTCGGAATTGCTAAGACTAGTGTTTAATTCGAAAATAATCGCTAATTTAACCGCAACTGACGGTTATACGAGACCGTTAGCACAAATAAAATTCAAGAATGGGAATATTTGACATCTTCAAGAAAAAACCAAAGTTCGTTGATGAGCTATTTGGAGAGTTAGGATATACAAAATTTAAAGATTCTTCAAAAAATTTTTATGATGGTCAAGTGAATTTTCAGGGAAACCTAATAGGAATTAACATTGATGCAGACGAAAACGGACCAACTAATGAACAAAAGGAATTCTTTAAAAAATTGAATACCGATTATAATAAAATCAAAGAAAACATAATCTTACCTTTTTTAAAAGATGAACTAGAAGATAACATTGAGGATGCGGGTCTGAATAACTTTGACAACGAATTTGAATTTGATGGAATTTCAATCGGACGGATTGAAAATGAAAAAACTAAATGGTCAATAACTTATGATTCAAAACCAATGAGACACTATGTTTCGATTGACTTTGAGGGAATGAAACCAAAGTATATGACAATTGACGGATAAAAATAACTTGTGCTAACACGGTGTATAAAACATAGCTAATAATTGCTTAACCAAAAGGTTTATGTATATTTATAAAGTTCGCTAAATTTTTAAATTTGGCTTTTTAAAGGAGTAAAATCAAAAATAAAATATAAAAATTAGGCTCTGTGTTAATCCGAAAAGTTAGTGTCTTTTTACACGCTACGTTTCATACACAAACCGTTAACTATCATTGTCGAGAATTATGTGAAGTTCTCTTTTTAATAAATCAAAGTAAGTTGCAAAATTTTGCTTTTCAACAATAATTCCAGCTTCGTCCTTTTTTTAGAGAACTAAACGTTTTATGGCTTGGATCATTTGCCAATCTCCTAATTTCTTGATTGTCGGTTCTTGTTTTGTGTTTGAAAAGTCTCTGGCTCGTTCCGATAACTTAGCTTACTTTTTATTTTTGAGTAGAACCTCATCGTATTTTTAGCCAATTCTCGCTGAACGTTCTGATCCGTTCTTTTTCTAAAAAAAGGCTTTATACAAATCTTAAAATACGCAAACTAAATGCAAGTAAGGCTTGTGACTATTTATCTTTTATTGACTGACAATTGTTCTTGTTTGTAAAACTTTAGATTTGCATTCTGTCTCGTTTGCTTTCAGTGTAAAATTTTCTAAACGCTTTTAATTTTGGCTAGTGTTCTCCAACATTAGTTAACAGCGTGTATAAAAAATTGCTTCTTTCTCTATAAATCAAAAATTATATTTACTTTTAAATCATGAAAAACGAATGAAAAATTGCTACTAAAAATCATCGCAACTTTTCATACACAATTACGTTAACTATCATTGTCGAGAATTATGTGAAGTTCTCCTTTTGATAAATCAAAGTCAGTTTCAAAATTGTACTTTTCAACAATAATTCCAGCTTCGTCCTTTTTTTAGAGAACTAAACGTTTTATGGTTTGGATCATTTGCCAATCTCATTATTTCTTGATTGTTGGTTCTTGTTTTGTGTTTGAAAAGTCTCTGGCTCGTTCCGATAACTTAGCTTACTTTTTACTTTTGAGTAGAACCTTATCGTCTTTTTAGCCAATTCTCGCTGAACGTTCTGATCCGTTCTTTTTCTAAAAAAAGGCTTTTTACAAATCTTAAAATACGCAAACTAAATGCAAGTAAGGCTTGTAACTATTTATCTTTTATTGGCTGACAATTGTGCTTGTTTGTAAACCTTTAGAGTTGCATTCTGTCTCGTTTGCTTTCAGTATAAAATTTTCAAAACGCTTTGAATTTTGGCTAGTGTTCTCCAACATTAGTTAACAGCGTGTATAAAAAATTGCTGCATTCTCTATAAATCAAAAATTATATTTACTTTTAAATCATGAAAAACGAATGAAAAATTGCTGCTAAAAATCATCGCAACTTTTCATACACAATTACGTTAACTATCATTGTCGAGAATTATGTGAAGTTCTCCTTTTGATAAATCAAAGTCAGTTTCAAAATTGTACTTTTCAACAATAATTTCAGCTTCTTCCTTTTTTTAGAGAACTAAACGTTTGATGGTTTGGCTCATTTGCCAATCTCCTAATTTCTTGATTGTCGGTTCTTGTTTTGTGTTTGAAAAATCTCTGGCTCGTTCCAATAACTTAGCTTACTTTTTACTTTTAAGTAGAACCTCATCGTATTTTTAGCCAATTCTCGCTGAACGTTCTGATCCGTTCTTTTTCTAAAAAAAGGCTATTTACAACAATCAAATTACGCAAACTAAATGCAAGTAAGGCTTTTGACTATTTATCTTTTATTGACTGACAATTGTTCTTGTTTATAAACATCTAGATTTGCATTCTGTCTCGTTTGCTTTCAGTGTAAAATTTTCTAAACGCTTTGAATTTTGGCTAGTGTTCTCCAACATTAGTTAACAGCGTGTATAAAAAATTGCTTCTTTCTCTATAAATCAAAAATTATATTTACTTTTAAATCATGTAAACGAATGAAAAATTGCTACTAAAAATCATCGCAACTTTTCATACACAATTACGTTATGTCTAATTAAGAAATGAATAAAAAACAAACAGAACCTGAAATAAAAGAGCTAGGAAAGTTTTTCAGCACTATTCAAGGAGAAAGTGATAGAGGAACAGTTCTATTAGTTGCTTCAATTCTTGACGAATGGCTTTTTGAAATTTTAAAATCATATTTGATTCAAGATAAAGTTTCAGAGGACTTATTGAGTGGATTTGCTGCTCCTCTAGGTACATTTTCTTCAAGAATAAAAGCTTGTTACTCTCTTTCCTTAATTGAAAAAGAAGAATTTGATTTAATTGAAGTTATTAGAAAAATAAGAAATGAATTCGGTCATAATTGGCAAGATATATCATTCAAATCACCCAAAATTAAAGGACAACTTGATAAACTTTCTTGGTATGGGCCAGAAGACATTGATGAAAGTTCGCGCACTGACAGATCAAAATTTGACTTTGCTGCTACTAATATATTAGTTAATCTTATTTGGAGAAAAAGGTTAGTTGCTAAAGAGAGAATTCAAATGAGAATTTGGCCAAATAAAAGTTGAAAAACTGGGTGTAAAAATATACCCAATTAGAAAAAATGAATAGAGCCAAAACTAAAGAAGCTGAAAACTTAACAACTTTTCAATTTAATCAGAGGATAAAAAAATCTCTTGCTCTTAAATTTGGATTTGACGGACTTTACAGCGGAGGTCATACTATCCGAAATGAAAAAGGATGGAGAGATAACGAAATAGGAATAGATTACATTTGGATTACTAAAATTAATAGGTCTTTTGTTGGATTCGGAGGTTTGATAACTATAAAATTTGATAAAAGTGAATTCCGAGAGATTAAAAATCCTGAAAAACTAATCCAAGGAATTTTTCTTTATGATTCAAAAGGAAATATAAAAGATATATATTTTGAGGAGCAGATTGACGAGATTAATGATCCTATAAAGAACATTAATAATCTTGAACTATTTACCGTAAATGAGGGAATTACTCTTGACGGAGTATACTATGAATACAATGTGATAACTCGAAATATCGAAACCTATTTTTCTGTCAACAACCCAAATAATGGACAATGGAAAATTTGGGAGAAGGAAATCTGGAATTTGGGAAATAGACTTGCTCAAAAATCGGAGAACGAGGAAATGAAACAACTATTTGAATAAAATAAAAAAGACATAACAATTTGTATAGTTCATTTGCTCCCTTCGGTAAGCAAACGCACCATACAAGAGACGTTGTGCAACATTAGAAAAAATGAAATTCCAAACTAAAATATTACTGATTTTAACTACTGCTTTTCTATTAAGTTGTAATGGAAAACAAGATCAAACTGAAAAACGGATTGAGGGAATAGCGGAAATTAAAACTGACTCAATTGAAGAAGGAACAGCTTCTCTAATAAAAGAATCAAAACCAGAAATCACTCGACCTTGTGATTTTAGAACTTTAAAAGAAATTGATTCCTTGATGCAACGTAATACAGAACTTGATGCACAAGCATATCTTAAGTTCATTGTGAATATGAGAATTGACTGTGCGAACAACGTTGAATACAGTCAATGGAACAATGAACTGATTTTTAAGATGCTTGAGAAAAACCCAAAAATGTTTATTGCAT contains:
- a CDS encoding lipocalin family protein, whose translation is MTKSIQIVLIILIISCGSVKKGIKNNIDETIIGTWIIEQSTFNEIGSPVPKNTTLKFTDDNRMMITLPKFGENYEDVSGIGTWKINDRMITIEYDNVKLWGEKQSWQILKLTKDKLEWEMKMNDGIQKEKYNRKK
- a CDS encoding MltR family transcriptional regulator, whose amino-acid sequence is MNKKQTEPEIKELGKFFSTIQGESDRGTVLLVASILDEWLFEILKSYLIQDKVSEDLLSGFAAPLGTFSSRIKACYSLSLIEKEEFDLIEVIRKIRNEFGHNWQDISFKSPKIKGQLDKLSWYGPEDIDESSRTDRSKFDFAATNILVNLIWRKRLVAKERIQMRIWPNKS